The proteins below are encoded in one region of Mycteria americana isolate JAX WOST 10 ecotype Jacksonville Zoo and Gardens chromosome 22, USCA_MyAme_1.0, whole genome shotgun sequence:
- the CSF3 gene encoding granulocyte colony-stimulating factor — MCSLTRVLALLLGALLWAPWRVLHGAPLAELSGDQDFQLFLHKNLEFTRKIKGDVAALQRVVCDTFQLCKEEELLLVRQDLGITQVPLEQCHSCTFQAEACFSQIRDGLRVYHGSLAAVLELLPEHAGLVETLQLDAANLSSNIQQQMEDLGLATVTYPTEGRGPLPAFSSHFHHQVGGFFILANFQRFLETAYRALRHLARL, encoded by the exons ATGTGCTCCCTCACCC GcgtgctggcgctgctgctgggTGCGCTGCTGTGGGCGCCGTGGCGGGTGCTGCACGGGGCGCCGCTGGCCGAGCTCTCGGGGGACCAGGacttccagctcttcctgcacAAGAACCTCGAGTTCACCCGCAAGATCAAGGGGGACGTGGCCGCGCTGCAGCGTGTGGTG TGCGACACCTTCCAGCTGTGCAAagaggaagagctgctgctggtgcGGCAGGACCTGGGCATCACGCAGGTGCCGCTGGAGCAATGCCACAGCTGCACCTTCCAGGCG GAGGCCTGCTTCAGCCAGATCCGCGACGGGCTCCGAGTCTACCACGGCTCCCTCGCCgctgtcctggagctgctgcccgAGCACGCCGGCCTGGTGGAGACCCTGCAGCTGGACGCTGCCAACCTCTCCTCCAACATCCAGCAGCAG ATGGAGGACCTGGGCCTGGCCACGGTGACGTACCCCACGGAGGGCCggggccccctccccgccttcTCCTCCCACTTCCACCACCAGGTCGGCGGCTTCTTCATCCTGGCCAACTTCCAGCGGTTCCTGGAGACGGCGTACCGGGCGCTGCGGCACCTCGCCCGCCTCTGA
- the MED24 gene encoding mediator of RNA polymerase II transcription subunit 24 isoform X1: MKVVNLKQAILQAWKERWSDYQWAINMKRFFPRGATWDILNLAEALLEQAMIGPSPNPLILSYLKYAISSQMVSYSTVLTAISKFDDFSRDLCVQSLLEIMDMFCDRLSCHGKAEECIGLCRALMSALNWLLRCAAFYAEKVKETLEQAAAESQLKMCLERLEKMLGSTKNRALIHIAKLEETSSWSAVEQSLVKLGENLNSLSNSPLRSQADDCISLIKSIPTMLSVHSEQLNKTGFPTVHAVVLLEGTMNLTGETQPLVEQLMMVKRMQRIPSPLFVLEIWKACFVGLIESPEGTEELKWTAFTFLKIPQVLVKLKKYPQGEKDFTEDVNCAFEFLLKLTPLLDKADQRCNCDCTSLLLQECSKQGLLSEANMTNLIAKRTADREHAPRLKSAENANIQPNPGLILRAEPTVTNILKTMDADHSKSPEGLLGVLGHMLSGKSLDLLLAAAAATGKLKSFARKFIKLNEFTKHINGESSKSASVRALLFDISFLMLCHVAQTYGSEMILSESSPAGEVPFFETWMLTCMPEEGKILNPDHPCFRPDSTKVESLVALLNNSSEMKLVQMKWHEACLSISAAILEILNAWENSVLTFESIQKITNNIKGKVCSMAVCAVAWLVAHVRMLGLDEREKSLQMIRQLATPLYGENTLQFYNERVVIMSSILEHMCADVLQQTATQIKFPSTGMDTIPYWNLLPPKKPIKEVLTGVFTKVLEKGWVDSCSIHIFDTLLHMGGVYWFCNNLVKELLKETRKEHTLRAVELLYAIFCLDMQQLTLTLLGHILPNLLTDSSKWHTLMDPPGKALAKWAGSTSQCPCSVPRLSVWCALSSYSSHNKGQASARQKKRHREDIEDYISLFPLDDTQPSKLMRLLSSNEEDANILSSPNRSMSSSLSASQLHTVSMRDPLNRVLANLFLLISSILGAKTAGTHTQFVQWFMEECVDCLEQGSRGSILQFMPFTMVSELVKVSTMSSPKIVLAITDLSLPLGRRVAAKAIAAL, from the exons ATGAAGGTGGTGAACCTGAAGCAAGCCATCCTGCAGGCCTGGAAGGAACGATGGAGCGACTATCAGTGGGCTATAAATATGAAGCGTTTCTTCCCTCGTGGAGCCACCTGGGACATCCTCAACCTGGCAG AGGCTCTTCTGGAGCAGGCTATGATCGGGCCGTCACCGAACCCACTCATCTTGTCCTACCTGAAATACGCTATCAGCTCCCAG ATGGTGTCTTATTCCACGGTCCTGACGGCCATCAGCAAG TTTGATGACTTCTCCCGGGACCTGTGTGTCCAGTCGCTGCTGGAGATCATGGACATGTTCTGCGACCGCCTCAG ctgccacGGCAAAGCAGAGGAGTGCATCGGCCTCTGCCGGGCGCTGATGAGTGCCCTCAACTGGCTCCTGCGTTGCGCAGCCTTCTACGCCGAGAAGGTGAAGGAGACGCTGGAGCAAGCGGCAGCTGAGAGCCAGCTGAAGATGTGTCTGGAGCGGCTGGAGAAGATGCTCGGTAGCACCAAGAACCGTGCCCTGATCCACATCGCGAAGCTGGAGGAGACGT cctcctggaGCGCTGTGGAGCAGTCCCTCGTCAAGCTGGGGGAGAACCTGAACAGCCTCAGCAACTCCCCGCTGCGAAGCCAGGCTGACGACTGCATCTCCCTCATCAAGAG CATCCCCACCATGCTCTCGGTCCACTCTGAGCAGCTGAACAAGACCGGCTTCCCCACTGTGCATGCTGTGGTGCTGCTGGAAGGGACCATGAACCTCACGGGAGAGACCCAGCCGCTGGTGGAGCAGCTGATGATGGTGAAGAGGATGCAG CGCATCCCTTCCCCACTCTTTGTGCTGGAGATCTGGAAGGCCTGTTTTGTGGGCCTCATCGAGTCCCCGGAGGGCACGGAGGAGCTGAAGTGGACAGCCTTCACCTTCCTGAAG ATCCCCCAGGTCCTGGTGAAACTCAAGAAGTATCCCCAAGGGGAGAAG GACTTCACCGAGGATGTGAACTGTGCCTTTGAGTTCCTGCTGAAGCTGACCCCTCTGCTCGACAAAGCAGATCAGCGATGCAA cTGCGACTGCACGAGTCTGCTCCTGCAGGAGTGCAGCAAGCAGGGGCTGCTTTCAGAGGCCAACATGACCAACCTGATTGCCAAACG GACGGCGGACAGAGAACACGCTCCGCGCTTGAAATCGGCAGAGAACGCCAACATCCAGCCAAACCCGGGGCTCATCCTGAGGGCTGAGCCGACTGTCACCAACATCCTGAAG ACCATGGATGCGGATCACTCCAAGTCACCCGAGGGCTTGCTGGGGGTCTTGGGTCACATGCTGTCTGGGAAGAGCCTGGACTTGCTgctggcagcggcagcagcgacgGGCAAGCTGAAATCCTTTGCTCGGAAGTTCATCAA GCTGAATGAATTCACGAAACACATCAACGGCGAAAGCT cCAAATCAGCCTCGGTTCGGGCCCTGCTCTTCGACATCTCTTTCCTCATGCTGTGCCATGTGGCCCAGACCTACGGCTCGGAG ATGATCCTGTCGGAGTCGAGCCCGGCGGGCGAGGTGCCCTTTTTCGAGACCTGGATGCTGACCTGCATGCCCGAGGAGGGGAAGATCCTCAACCCCGACCACCCCTGCTTCCGCCCCGACTCCACCAAGGTGGAGTCCCTGGTCGCCCTCCTCAACAACTCCTCCGAGATGAAGCTGGT GCAGATGAAGTGGCACGAGGCATGTCTGAGCATCTCGGCTGCCATCCTGGAGATCCTCAACGCCTGGGAGAACAGCGTCCTCACCTTTGAGTCAATCCAG AAAATCACAAACAACATCAAGGGGAAGGTGTGCAGCATGGCGGTGTGCGCGGTGGCCTGGCTGGTGGCCCACGTCCGCATGCTGGGCTTGGATGAGCGGGAGAAGTCCCTGCAGATGATCCGGCAGCTGGCCACCCCCCTGTACGGCGAGAACACGCTGCAGTTCTACAACGAGCG CGTGGTGATCATGAGCTCCATCCTGGAGCACATGTGCGCGGACGTCCTGCAGCAGACGGCCACGCAGATCAAGTTCCCCTCCACGGGCATGGACACCATCCCCTACTGGAACCTGCTGCCCCCCAAGAAGCCCATCAAGGAGGTGCTGACGGGTGTGTTCACCAAggtgctggagaagggctgggTTGACAGCTGCTCCATCCACATCTTCGACACCCTGCTGCACATGGGGGGCGTCTACTGGTTCTGCAACAACCTGGTCAAG gagctgctgaaggagaCGCGGAAGGAGCACACGCTGCGGGCCGTGGAGCTGCTCTATGCCATCTTCTGCCTGGACATGCAGCAGCTGACGCTGACCCTGCTGGGCCACATCCTGCCCAACCTGCTCACAGACTCCTCCAAGTGGCACACCCTCATGGACCCGCCGGGAAAGGCTCTGGCCAA GTGGGCTGGCAGCACCTCGCAgtgtccctgctctgtccccaggctctCTGTCTGGTGTGCCCTGAGCTCCTACTCTTCCCACAACAAGGGCCAGGCGTCCGCCAGGCAGAAGAAGAGGCACCGAGAGGATATTGAG gaTTACATCAGCCTGTTCCCGCTGGACGACACGCAGCCCTCCAAGCTCATGCGCCTGCTGAGCTCCAATGAGGAAGACGCCAACATCCTCTCCAGCCCCA ATCGCTCGATGAGCAGCTCGCTCTCCGCCTCCCAGCTTCACACCGTCAGCATGAGGGACCCGCTCAACAGGGTGCTAG CaaacctcttcctcctcatctcttCCATCCTGGGGGCCAAGACAGCCGGCACCCACACCCAGTTTGTCCAGTGGTTCATGGAGGAGTGCGTGGActgcctggagcagggcagccgtGGCAGCATCCTCCAGTTCATGCCCTTCACCATG GTTTCGGAGCTGGTGAAAGTGTCCACCATGTCCAGTCCCAAAATTGTCCTGGCCATCACGGATCTCAGCCTGCCCCTGGGCCGCCGTGTCGCTGCCAAGGCCATTGCCGCACTGTGA
- the MED24 gene encoding mediator of RNA polymerase II transcription subunit 24 isoform X2: MKVVNLKQAILQAWKERWSDYQWAINMKRFFPRGATWDILNLAEALLEQAMIGPSPNPLILSYLKYAISSQMVSYSTVLTAISKFDDFSRDLCVQSLLEIMDMFCDRLSCHGKAEECIGLCRALMSALNWLLRCAAFYAEKVKETLEQAAAESQLKMCLERLEKMLGSTKNRALIHIAKLEETSSWSAVEQSLVKLGENLNSLSNSPLRSQADDCISLIKSIPTMLSVHSEQLNKTGFPTVHAVVLLEGTMNLTGETQPLVEQLMMVKRMQRIPSPLFVLEIWKACFVGLIESPEGTEELKWTAFTFLKIPQVLVKLKKYPQGEKDFTEDVNCAFEFLLKLTPLLDKADQRCNCDCTSLLLQECSKQGLLSEANMTNLIAKRTADREHAPRLKSAENANIQPNPGLILRAEPTVTNILKTMDADHSKSPEGLLGVLGHMLSGKSLDLLLAAAAATGKLKSFARKFIKLNEFTKHINGESSKSASVRALLFDISFLMLCHVAQTYGSEMILSESSPAGEVPFFETWMLTCMPEEGKILNPDHPCFRPDSTKVESLVALLNNSSEMKLVQMKWHEACLSISAAILEILNAWENSVLTFESIQKITNNIKGKVCSMAVCAVAWLVAHVRMLGLDEREKSLQMIRQLATPLYGENTLQFYNERVVIMSSILEHMCADVLQQTATQIKFPSTGMDTIPYWNLLPPKKPIKEVLTGVFTKVLEKGWVDSCSIHIFDTLLHMGGVYWFCNNLVKELLKETRKEHTLRAVELLYAIFCLDMQQLTLTLLGHILPNLLTDSSKWHTLMDPPGKALAKLSVWCALSSYSSHNKGQASARQKKRHREDIEDYISLFPLDDTQPSKLMRLLSSNEEDANILSSPNRSMSSSLSASQLHTVSMRDPLNRVLANLFLLISSILGAKTAGTHTQFVQWFMEECVDCLEQGSRGSILQFMPFTMVSELVKVSTMSSPKIVLAITDLSLPLGRRVAAKAIAAL; encoded by the exons ATGAAGGTGGTGAACCTGAAGCAAGCCATCCTGCAGGCCTGGAAGGAACGATGGAGCGACTATCAGTGGGCTATAAATATGAAGCGTTTCTTCCCTCGTGGAGCCACCTGGGACATCCTCAACCTGGCAG AGGCTCTTCTGGAGCAGGCTATGATCGGGCCGTCACCGAACCCACTCATCTTGTCCTACCTGAAATACGCTATCAGCTCCCAG ATGGTGTCTTATTCCACGGTCCTGACGGCCATCAGCAAG TTTGATGACTTCTCCCGGGACCTGTGTGTCCAGTCGCTGCTGGAGATCATGGACATGTTCTGCGACCGCCTCAG ctgccacGGCAAAGCAGAGGAGTGCATCGGCCTCTGCCGGGCGCTGATGAGTGCCCTCAACTGGCTCCTGCGTTGCGCAGCCTTCTACGCCGAGAAGGTGAAGGAGACGCTGGAGCAAGCGGCAGCTGAGAGCCAGCTGAAGATGTGTCTGGAGCGGCTGGAGAAGATGCTCGGTAGCACCAAGAACCGTGCCCTGATCCACATCGCGAAGCTGGAGGAGACGT cctcctggaGCGCTGTGGAGCAGTCCCTCGTCAAGCTGGGGGAGAACCTGAACAGCCTCAGCAACTCCCCGCTGCGAAGCCAGGCTGACGACTGCATCTCCCTCATCAAGAG CATCCCCACCATGCTCTCGGTCCACTCTGAGCAGCTGAACAAGACCGGCTTCCCCACTGTGCATGCTGTGGTGCTGCTGGAAGGGACCATGAACCTCACGGGAGAGACCCAGCCGCTGGTGGAGCAGCTGATGATGGTGAAGAGGATGCAG CGCATCCCTTCCCCACTCTTTGTGCTGGAGATCTGGAAGGCCTGTTTTGTGGGCCTCATCGAGTCCCCGGAGGGCACGGAGGAGCTGAAGTGGACAGCCTTCACCTTCCTGAAG ATCCCCCAGGTCCTGGTGAAACTCAAGAAGTATCCCCAAGGGGAGAAG GACTTCACCGAGGATGTGAACTGTGCCTTTGAGTTCCTGCTGAAGCTGACCCCTCTGCTCGACAAAGCAGATCAGCGATGCAA cTGCGACTGCACGAGTCTGCTCCTGCAGGAGTGCAGCAAGCAGGGGCTGCTTTCAGAGGCCAACATGACCAACCTGATTGCCAAACG GACGGCGGACAGAGAACACGCTCCGCGCTTGAAATCGGCAGAGAACGCCAACATCCAGCCAAACCCGGGGCTCATCCTGAGGGCTGAGCCGACTGTCACCAACATCCTGAAG ACCATGGATGCGGATCACTCCAAGTCACCCGAGGGCTTGCTGGGGGTCTTGGGTCACATGCTGTCTGGGAAGAGCCTGGACTTGCTgctggcagcggcagcagcgacgGGCAAGCTGAAATCCTTTGCTCGGAAGTTCATCAA GCTGAATGAATTCACGAAACACATCAACGGCGAAAGCT cCAAATCAGCCTCGGTTCGGGCCCTGCTCTTCGACATCTCTTTCCTCATGCTGTGCCATGTGGCCCAGACCTACGGCTCGGAG ATGATCCTGTCGGAGTCGAGCCCGGCGGGCGAGGTGCCCTTTTTCGAGACCTGGATGCTGACCTGCATGCCCGAGGAGGGGAAGATCCTCAACCCCGACCACCCCTGCTTCCGCCCCGACTCCACCAAGGTGGAGTCCCTGGTCGCCCTCCTCAACAACTCCTCCGAGATGAAGCTGGT GCAGATGAAGTGGCACGAGGCATGTCTGAGCATCTCGGCTGCCATCCTGGAGATCCTCAACGCCTGGGAGAACAGCGTCCTCACCTTTGAGTCAATCCAG AAAATCACAAACAACATCAAGGGGAAGGTGTGCAGCATGGCGGTGTGCGCGGTGGCCTGGCTGGTGGCCCACGTCCGCATGCTGGGCTTGGATGAGCGGGAGAAGTCCCTGCAGATGATCCGGCAGCTGGCCACCCCCCTGTACGGCGAGAACACGCTGCAGTTCTACAACGAGCG CGTGGTGATCATGAGCTCCATCCTGGAGCACATGTGCGCGGACGTCCTGCAGCAGACGGCCACGCAGATCAAGTTCCCCTCCACGGGCATGGACACCATCCCCTACTGGAACCTGCTGCCCCCCAAGAAGCCCATCAAGGAGGTGCTGACGGGTGTGTTCACCAAggtgctggagaagggctgggTTGACAGCTGCTCCATCCACATCTTCGACACCCTGCTGCACATGGGGGGCGTCTACTGGTTCTGCAACAACCTGGTCAAG gagctgctgaaggagaCGCGGAAGGAGCACACGCTGCGGGCCGTGGAGCTGCTCTATGCCATCTTCTGCCTGGACATGCAGCAGCTGACGCTGACCCTGCTGGGCCACATCCTGCCCAACCTGCTCACAGACTCCTCCAAGTGGCACACCCTCATGGACCCGCCGGGAAAGGCTCTGGCCAA gctctCTGTCTGGTGTGCCCTGAGCTCCTACTCTTCCCACAACAAGGGCCAGGCGTCCGCCAGGCAGAAGAAGAGGCACCGAGAGGATATTGAG gaTTACATCAGCCTGTTCCCGCTGGACGACACGCAGCCCTCCAAGCTCATGCGCCTGCTGAGCTCCAATGAGGAAGACGCCAACATCCTCTCCAGCCCCA ATCGCTCGATGAGCAGCTCGCTCTCCGCCTCCCAGCTTCACACCGTCAGCATGAGGGACCCGCTCAACAGGGTGCTAG CaaacctcttcctcctcatctcttCCATCCTGGGGGCCAAGACAGCCGGCACCCACACCCAGTTTGTCCAGTGGTTCATGGAGGAGTGCGTGGActgcctggagcagggcagccgtGGCAGCATCCTCCAGTTCATGCCCTTCACCATG GTTTCGGAGCTGGTGAAAGTGTCCACCATGTCCAGTCCCAAAATTGTCCTGGCCATCACGGATCTCAGCCTGCCCCTGGGCCGCCGTGTCGCTGCCAAGGCCATTGCCGCACTGTGA
- the MED24 gene encoding mediator of RNA polymerase II transcription subunit 24 isoform X3: MVSYSTVLTAISKFDDFSRDLCVQSLLEIMDMFCDRLSCHGKAEECIGLCRALMSALNWLLRCAAFYAEKVKETLEQAAAESQLKMCLERLEKMLGSTKNRALIHIAKLEETSSWSAVEQSLVKLGENLNSLSNSPLRSQADDCISLIKSIPTMLSVHSEQLNKTGFPTVHAVVLLEGTMNLTGETQPLVEQLMMVKRMQRIPSPLFVLEIWKACFVGLIESPEGTEELKWTAFTFLKIPQVLVKLKKYPQGEKDFTEDVNCAFEFLLKLTPLLDKADQRCNCDCTSLLLQECSKQGLLSEANMTNLIAKRTADREHAPRLKSAENANIQPNPGLILRAEPTVTNILKTMDADHSKSPEGLLGVLGHMLSGKSLDLLLAAAAATGKLKSFARKFIKLNEFTKHINGESSKSASVRALLFDISFLMLCHVAQTYGSEMILSESSPAGEVPFFETWMLTCMPEEGKILNPDHPCFRPDSTKVESLVALLNNSSEMKLVQMKWHEACLSISAAILEILNAWENSVLTFESIQKITNNIKGKVCSMAVCAVAWLVAHVRMLGLDEREKSLQMIRQLATPLYGENTLQFYNERVVIMSSILEHMCADVLQQTATQIKFPSTGMDTIPYWNLLPPKKPIKEVLTGVFTKVLEKGWVDSCSIHIFDTLLHMGGVYWFCNNLVKELLKETRKEHTLRAVELLYAIFCLDMQQLTLTLLGHILPNLLTDSSKWHTLMDPPGKALAKWAGSTSQCPCSVPRLSVWCALSSYSSHNKGQASARQKKRHREDIEDYISLFPLDDTQPSKLMRLLSSNEEDANILSSPNRSMSSSLSASQLHTVSMRDPLNRVLANLFLLISSILGAKTAGTHTQFVQWFMEECVDCLEQGSRGSILQFMPFTMVSELVKVSTMSSPKIVLAITDLSLPLGRRVAAKAIAAL; encoded by the exons ATGGTGTCTTATTCCACGGTCCTGACGGCCATCAGCAAG TTTGATGACTTCTCCCGGGACCTGTGTGTCCAGTCGCTGCTGGAGATCATGGACATGTTCTGCGACCGCCTCAG ctgccacGGCAAAGCAGAGGAGTGCATCGGCCTCTGCCGGGCGCTGATGAGTGCCCTCAACTGGCTCCTGCGTTGCGCAGCCTTCTACGCCGAGAAGGTGAAGGAGACGCTGGAGCAAGCGGCAGCTGAGAGCCAGCTGAAGATGTGTCTGGAGCGGCTGGAGAAGATGCTCGGTAGCACCAAGAACCGTGCCCTGATCCACATCGCGAAGCTGGAGGAGACGT cctcctggaGCGCTGTGGAGCAGTCCCTCGTCAAGCTGGGGGAGAACCTGAACAGCCTCAGCAACTCCCCGCTGCGAAGCCAGGCTGACGACTGCATCTCCCTCATCAAGAG CATCCCCACCATGCTCTCGGTCCACTCTGAGCAGCTGAACAAGACCGGCTTCCCCACTGTGCATGCTGTGGTGCTGCTGGAAGGGACCATGAACCTCACGGGAGAGACCCAGCCGCTGGTGGAGCAGCTGATGATGGTGAAGAGGATGCAG CGCATCCCTTCCCCACTCTTTGTGCTGGAGATCTGGAAGGCCTGTTTTGTGGGCCTCATCGAGTCCCCGGAGGGCACGGAGGAGCTGAAGTGGACAGCCTTCACCTTCCTGAAG ATCCCCCAGGTCCTGGTGAAACTCAAGAAGTATCCCCAAGGGGAGAAG GACTTCACCGAGGATGTGAACTGTGCCTTTGAGTTCCTGCTGAAGCTGACCCCTCTGCTCGACAAAGCAGATCAGCGATGCAA cTGCGACTGCACGAGTCTGCTCCTGCAGGAGTGCAGCAAGCAGGGGCTGCTTTCAGAGGCCAACATGACCAACCTGATTGCCAAACG GACGGCGGACAGAGAACACGCTCCGCGCTTGAAATCGGCAGAGAACGCCAACATCCAGCCAAACCCGGGGCTCATCCTGAGGGCTGAGCCGACTGTCACCAACATCCTGAAG ACCATGGATGCGGATCACTCCAAGTCACCCGAGGGCTTGCTGGGGGTCTTGGGTCACATGCTGTCTGGGAAGAGCCTGGACTTGCTgctggcagcggcagcagcgacgGGCAAGCTGAAATCCTTTGCTCGGAAGTTCATCAA GCTGAATGAATTCACGAAACACATCAACGGCGAAAGCT cCAAATCAGCCTCGGTTCGGGCCCTGCTCTTCGACATCTCTTTCCTCATGCTGTGCCATGTGGCCCAGACCTACGGCTCGGAG ATGATCCTGTCGGAGTCGAGCCCGGCGGGCGAGGTGCCCTTTTTCGAGACCTGGATGCTGACCTGCATGCCCGAGGAGGGGAAGATCCTCAACCCCGACCACCCCTGCTTCCGCCCCGACTCCACCAAGGTGGAGTCCCTGGTCGCCCTCCTCAACAACTCCTCCGAGATGAAGCTGGT GCAGATGAAGTGGCACGAGGCATGTCTGAGCATCTCGGCTGCCATCCTGGAGATCCTCAACGCCTGGGAGAACAGCGTCCTCACCTTTGAGTCAATCCAG AAAATCACAAACAACATCAAGGGGAAGGTGTGCAGCATGGCGGTGTGCGCGGTGGCCTGGCTGGTGGCCCACGTCCGCATGCTGGGCTTGGATGAGCGGGAGAAGTCCCTGCAGATGATCCGGCAGCTGGCCACCCCCCTGTACGGCGAGAACACGCTGCAGTTCTACAACGAGCG CGTGGTGATCATGAGCTCCATCCTGGAGCACATGTGCGCGGACGTCCTGCAGCAGACGGCCACGCAGATCAAGTTCCCCTCCACGGGCATGGACACCATCCCCTACTGGAACCTGCTGCCCCCCAAGAAGCCCATCAAGGAGGTGCTGACGGGTGTGTTCACCAAggtgctggagaagggctgggTTGACAGCTGCTCCATCCACATCTTCGACACCCTGCTGCACATGGGGGGCGTCTACTGGTTCTGCAACAACCTGGTCAAG gagctgctgaaggagaCGCGGAAGGAGCACACGCTGCGGGCCGTGGAGCTGCTCTATGCCATCTTCTGCCTGGACATGCAGCAGCTGACGCTGACCCTGCTGGGCCACATCCTGCCCAACCTGCTCACAGACTCCTCCAAGTGGCACACCCTCATGGACCCGCCGGGAAAGGCTCTGGCCAA GTGGGCTGGCAGCACCTCGCAgtgtccctgctctgtccccaggctctCTGTCTGGTGTGCCCTGAGCTCCTACTCTTCCCACAACAAGGGCCAGGCGTCCGCCAGGCAGAAGAAGAGGCACCGAGAGGATATTGAG gaTTACATCAGCCTGTTCCCGCTGGACGACACGCAGCCCTCCAAGCTCATGCGCCTGCTGAGCTCCAATGAGGAAGACGCCAACATCCTCTCCAGCCCCA ATCGCTCGATGAGCAGCTCGCTCTCCGCCTCCCAGCTTCACACCGTCAGCATGAGGGACCCGCTCAACAGGGTGCTAG CaaacctcttcctcctcatctcttCCATCCTGGGGGCCAAGACAGCCGGCACCCACACCCAGTTTGTCCAGTGGTTCATGGAGGAGTGCGTGGActgcctggagcagggcagccgtGGCAGCATCCTCCAGTTCATGCCCTTCACCATG GTTTCGGAGCTGGTGAAAGTGTCCACCATGTCCAGTCCCAAAATTGTCCTGGCCATCACGGATCTCAGCCTGCCCCTGGGCCGCCGTGTCGCTGCCAAGGCCATTGCCGCACTGTGA